DNA sequence from the Candidatus Kaistella beijingensis genome:
TGACCAACTACGCTGCAAATTCCACATTGTTCAATGTGAGATATTATTTGAATAAAAATGACAGGGACGCGGGAAACAGCAACACGATTCCGAACCTGACCAACTGGACGTTTACAGCACCGACCATTGTATATGTGAGAGCAGAATCACAGTACTGCGCCTATATTCCGGAGGAAATTCACTTCGGCTTTGGAGTAAGTGTTCCTCTTATTAAAACTTCGGATACAAGAACAGTTTGCGACGATAACACGATGAACGGATCAGAAGTTGTGAATTTGGCAAACTACCGAAACATATTTACCGCCGATGGAACAGCTTCGGTAAAATATTTTGATGATTTGGTTAAGGCTCAAAACAACTTACCTGGACAGAATATTGCCGCTTCACAAACAATTTCCGGTGATAAAACCTTTTATTACAGATTTAGCAAAGCAGGTTTTTGCGATGTTATAGGGACTTTAAATCTATTGTTTAAATCTCCGACACCTACTGCGTTATTAAATTCATACACCATTTGTGCGGGAAGCACTATTTTGCTCACGGCAGAACCTTCGCCAACTTACACGGCGTGGTTGTGGAAGAAGGGAAGCGTTACGGTTTCCACGACGAACACGGCGACTTTGGGAGCGGGGGTTTACACCGTAACCTTTACCAACGCTTCGGGATGCGATTTCACGAAAACCATCACGGTTGTTGATTCCCCAAAACCAATTTTTAATATTGCCGCATATAACGCGACACTGTGTGACAGTAATTTTGATGGAATCAGTGATCCAGTGAATTTCAACACGGTAACCCCGATTATCGTGACCAACTATGCTGCAAATTCCACCTTGTTCAATGTGAGATATTATTTGAATAAAAATGACAGGGACGCGGGAAACAGCAACACGATTCCGAATCTGACCAACTGGACGTTTACAGCACCAACCATCGTATACGTGAGAGCAGAATCACAGTACTGCGCCTATATTCCGGAGGAAATTCACTTCGGCTTCGGAGTAAGTGTTCCTCTTATTAAAACTTCGGATACAAGAACAGTTTGCGACGATAACACGATGAACGGATCAGAAGTTGTGAATTTGGCAAACTACCGAACCATATTTACCGCCGATGGAACAGCTTCGGTAAAATATTTTGATGATTTGGTTAAGGCTCAAAACAACTTACCTGGACAGAATATTGCCGCTTCACAAACAATTTCCGGTGATAAAACCTTTTATTACAGATTTAGCAAAGCAGGTTTCTGCGATGTTATAGGGACTTTAAATCTATTGTTTAAATCTCCGACACCTACTGCGTTATTAAATTCATACACCATTTGTGCGGGAAGTACTATTTTGCTCACGGCAGAACCTTCGCCTACGTACACCACTTGGTTATGGAAAAAAGGAACTGCAACTGTTTCAACCACAAACACCGCAACTTTAGGAGCAGGAACTTACACTATTACTTTTACCAATGCTTCAGGATGTCCTTTCACGAAAACCATCACGATTCTTGAATCTCCGAAACCAGTTTGGAAGCTTAATCTTTTCAGCGGAGTAAAATGCGATGAAAATTTTGATGGACAAATCGATGTTAATTTGAATGATATAACACCGGTAATTATTGGCAACAGCAGTTTGTTTACGGTACATTATTATCTAAACCAAAACGACGCAAATGTTGGAAACAACAATTACATCCAAAATCCAGCAGCTTGGTCTTACACAACTAATACGACGATTTGGGTGCGTGCTTTCTCACAATATTGTCCAGGAGAAGTGAAGCAGCTTGATTTCAAAAAAGGGAATGATATACCTGTTAGTAAAACCGAAGATTCTGTTACGGAGTGTGATAACGCCGACAATAACGAAGATGGAATTAAAACCGTGAACCTGGGTTCATATATCTCAAATTTCACAGCTCTTTCGGGTGTCACTGCAACATACTATGACAACTTAAATGCTGCACAAAATAGCGGAACGGTTATTCCAAATCCAGTTTCCGTGAATCAGTCGGGCGTTTATTATTTGAGATTACATAAAGCTAATTATTGTGACGTCATCGTTAAATTAAATGTAACAATTCAAATTCCTAAAAAATCTATTGTCTTGAAAGACAAAGCAATTTGTCCGGGAACGATTACGCAACTTGATGCAGGGCCAGGTTTTGACAGCTATCTATGGAGTACCGGGGAAACAACTCAAACGATAGATGTACCTGTTGGGAATTATTGGGTTGATTTAACCTTCAATGGCTGTACTTTCCGCCAACATGTTACTGTAAGCTCTGTCCCTATGCCAACAATCACTGGGGTTGAAATCATGGGAACTACTGTTACTGTTAACGTTTCTGGAGGAAATCCACCTTATCAGTATGCGATTGACAATGGAAGTTATCAGTCGTCAAACGTATTCCACAATGTCCGCGGCGGTGATCATACCATTTATGTAATTTCCAGCGACAACTGTGCTCCGGTTTCTTATGAAATTACAGTTGTAGAGCCTTATAACGTAATTACTCCGAATGCAGATGGCATTAACGATGTGCTCAATTATTCCGCATTGCTGAAAAAGGATGCTCCGTTCATGCAAATTTTTGACCGTTACGGAAAAATAGTCTTTGTTGGAGACAAAAACAACCGTTATACGTGGGATGGAAGAGCATTCGGAAAAGCAGTACCAACAGGAAGTTATTGGTTGGTAATGCACTGGACTGAACCAGGTGTGGCAACGCCATCTCAATACAGTGGTTGGGTTTTAGTGAAAAACAGAGATTAATAGGACAAAAAAAGCCTGAATTCAATTTGAATTCAGGCTTTTTTTAACTCAAAAATAATTACTCATTCAGCTTTTCGATTTGGCGAATAACATTCTCGGTTTCAGCTTGCAATTCGTCCATTCCATCATTATTGAAAATCACAAAGTCCGCTATCTTGATCTTGTCTTTTTCTGGCATTTGTTTATTCATCACGTTTTCAACTTCTCGGTAGGTTTTTCCGTCGCGATCCATCACTCTTTTCAACCGTAAATTATCGTCGGCTGTAACTAAAACTGATTTAAAGCAGCTTTCGTTCAATTTAAGTTCAAAAAGAAGCGCAGTTTCCTTGAAAACAAATTCTGTTGTTTGATTTCCCACCCATTTTTCGAAATCATATTTCACGGCGGGGTGAATCATTCCGTTTAATTTCTGTAAAAGCTCTTCATCATTAAAAACAATTTCGGCAACATATTTCCTATCGTACAAACCATTTTCATCATACGCTTTTGCACCCAAAAGTTCGATGATTCCTTTCTTCAAGAGTTCATCATCATTCACGATTTCTTTGGCTCGAACATCAGAATAGTAAACAGGAAATCCCATTTCTTCAATGAATTTCGCCACCGTAGATTTTCCCGAGCCAATTCCTCCGGTTAAGCCAATTATTTTAGGCAGATTATTTAAACTTCCAGCATCCATCTTCCAGCATTCATCTTATTAATATCCAAAAATATCATTCATCGTAAAAATTTCATCCAAACGAACTCCTTTTTCTGTCATTTTTAAAGAAGCCAATTCGTTGTGAGCATCGTGTTCGAAAAATAAAAGATATTCATTATCGACACATTGTTTCAAAAATTTCGCTTTTTCCTCCATGGTCAAAAGTGGACGAGTGTCATAACCCATCACATAAACTTGCGGAATGTGACCCACTGTCGGAATTAAATCTGCCGCAAAAACAATGGTCTTGTCTTGATATTGAATCACAGGGAGCATTTGCTTTTCGGTATGTCCATCCACAAAAATTACATCCATTTTCAAATCCGGTGCAAAACCGTAGTTCCCGTTTTGTGGAATTGGCAAGAAATTGAGTTGTCCGCTTTCCTGCATTGGCAAAATATTTTCTTTCAGAAAACTGGCTTTTTCACGTGGATTTGGTTCTGTGGCCCATTTCCAATGGTTTTCATTCGTCCAGAAGTGGGCATTTTTGAAGGCAGGTCTGTAACCCGTTTTATCGTCATTCCATTCAATTGCTCCACCGCAGTGATCGAAGTGAAGGTGTGTTAAAAAAACATCGGTAATATCCTCTCGAACGAAACCATATTTTTTTAAATTTTTATCCAGAGAATCATCGCCCCAAAGTGAATAGTGTCCGAAAAATTTGTCATCCTGCTTATTTCCCAATCCGCAGTCGATGAGAATCAGTTTCTTTCCGTCTTCCACTAAGAGTGAGCGGGTTCCAAGTTCAATTAAATTTTTTTCATCTGCGGGATTTGTCTTTTGCCACAAAGATTTTGGAACGACGCCGAACATTGCGCCACCGTCTAGTTTAAATTTTCCGCATTGTATAGGATAGAGTTTCATAGAATTTAATTAATAATTGACCATTAAAAATGAATAATTTCTTTCTGCGTTATTTCCAAAACTTTTAAAAAAGTTCCCCTAAATTTTTCGGTCTGGAAATTCCTAAATGTTTATAAGCTTTCTCCGTCACTTCCCTTCCTCTCGGTGTTCTGATGATGAAACCTTCCTGAATTAAAAACGGCTCATAAACTTCCTCTAAAGTTTCGGGATTTTCTGCGATAGAAGTTGCCAATGCGGAAATTCCCACAGGTTTTCCACGGAAGTTTTCAATCATGACGCGCATAATCTTATTGTCCATATCATCCAAACCAAATTCATCTACATTTAAAGAGTTTAAGGCAAATTTGGTGATGTTGATTTCAATTTCACCGTTTCCTTTTATTTCAGCAAAATCACGGACTCTTCTTAAAAGCGCGTTTGCAATTCTCGGTGTTCCCCGACTTCTTCGGGCGATTTCCAAAGCGGCATCTTCATAGATTTTCACGCCCAAAACTCTTGCGCTTCTTTCGATAATCATTCCCAAAAGTTCCACGGTGTAATATTCCAACCTGCTTTGAATTCCGAATCTTGCGAGCATTGGTTTGGTCAACATTCCGCTTCTTGTGGTTGCTCCAACTAAAGTAAAAGGATTTAAACCAATCTGCACACTTCTCGCATTCGGACCGGTTTCGAGCATGATGTCGATTTTATAATCTTCCATCGCCGAATACAGATATTCTTCAACAATTGGGGAAAGCCGGTGAATTTCATCGATGAAAAGAACGTCGTTTTCTTCAAGATTTGTGAGCAATCCCGCTAAACTTCCAGGTTTATCCAAAACAGGACCGGAAGTTATTTTGCAATTTACTCCCAATTCATTTGCTATAATGTGCGCCAAAGTCGTTTTTCCCAACCCGGGTGGACCGTGAAGAAGAACGTGGTCCAAAGCACCGCCACGATTTTTCGCCGCCGCAACGAAAACTTCCAAATTGTCCAGAGTCTTTCTTTGTCCTGCAAAATCTGCAAAACTCTGCGGACGGATTTTCTCTTCCTGCATCAGTTCCTCATCGGAAAAATTCTCTTTGTCTGCGTGTAAAAAGTCGGGCATTAAATTTTGGTTTGAATATTTTCAAAGGTAATAAAAATTTCCAGGTTAAGGTTAAGGTTGAGGTTGAGGAAACGTGATTCGTAAATTTTGATTATTTTTGGAAATAACTTAAAACTAATTGAAATGATTAGTGATTTTACAGAAATGCCGGTTTGGCAAAAAGCAATGGATATTGCTGAGAAGTGCTTTGAAATATCCGAAGACTTACCAAGAAAAGAAGATTATGCTCTCACTTCACAATTGAGACGTTCTGCAGAAAGTATATCGGCAAATATTGCAGAAGGATTTGGAAGAAGAACTTCAAAAGACAAAACGCTTTTTTATGATATTTCGAGGGGTTCTGCATTTGAAACCAAAAGTCATTTAATTTATGGTGTCCGTGTAAAATATTTCACAGAAAAAGAATATGTAAAAATTAAATTCGTAATAGAGGAAGTTGTACATGAACTCAACAAAATCACCAACCATCTTCTTAGAAACTAAACGCTCTCAACCTCAACCTTTACCTCAACCTCAACCTCAACCTGTGAAACTAATCGGTCCTTTCAAACAAATCGTAACTCTGGCAAACCTTCCGTTACGTGGGAAACTTTCAGATGAACAACTCGAAATCATCGAAAACGGTGGAATTTTAATCAATTCAGATCATAAAATCGAAGCCGTAGATAATTTTGAAAAACTGAAATCTGAAAATCCTGAACTCATCAACTCACCAACTCACCAACTCACCAACTCCATAGTTCTTCCCGCATTCATAGATTCCCACACCCACATTTGTTTCGGTGGAAATCGTGCCAATGATTTCGCCATGAGAAATGCCGGAAAAACCTATTTAGAAATCGCAGAAAGCGGTGGCGGAATCTGGAGTTCGGTTCAACACACGAGAAATGCGTCCGAAGAGGATCTGTTGAAAACCATTTTAAAAAGAATCAACTTTTTGATTTCTTTGGGAATTACCACTATTGAAGTAAAATCCGGCTATGGTTTGGATTTGGAAAACGAGTTGAAAATGCTTCGTGTCATCAGAAAAGCACAATCTTTAAGTAAAGCTACTTTGGTACCGACCTGTCTTTCCGCACATTTGAAACCGAGAGATTTTGACGGAACTTCGCAAGACTATCTTCAATATATTTTAGAACACATTTTACCTAAAGTCAAAGAAGAAAATCTCGCAAAACGTGTCGATATTTTCATTGAAAAATCTGCCTTTCAGCCGGATGAAAGCAAGGAATTTTTGTTGAAGGCCAAAGATTTAGGTTTTGAAATCACGGTTCATGCAGATCAATTCACGCCTGGAAGTTCTAGAATTGCGGTGGAAGTTGGTGCAAAATCTGCTGATCATTTGGAAGCGACCATTGATGAAGACATCGAATACTTGGCAAAATCCGAAACCGTTGCTGTTGCTCTTCCTGGAGCAAGTTTGGGATTGGGTGAAAAATTTACTCCCGCAAGAAAAATTCTAGACAAAAACGGAATTCTCGCCATTGCAAGCGATTGGAATCCCGGTTCTGCACCGATGGGAAATTTAATTACTCAAGCTTCGATTTTGGCGACGTTTGAAAAACTTTCCACGGCAGAAGTTTTGGCAGGAATTACGTTTCGTTCTGCTTTTGCATTAGGTTTGAAAGATCGCGGAAAATTGGAAAAAGGAATGAAGGCGGATTTTGTGACTTTTAATACTGATAATTTCCAAAACGTTCTTTATCAACAGGGAAGCCTGAAAGCGGAAAGCGTTTATATCGATGGTGAAAAAATTTAAAAATATCCTTATCTTTAAGCATTAAAATTTTCATTGATGAGCAATTTAGATATGTGGGAAGTTTTCATCCAAACAAAACCTGGACTTTCTCACAAACACGCAGGAACCGTACAAGCCGCAACCGCCGAAATGGCGCTGCAAAACGCAAGAGACGTTTATACTAGAAGGATGGAAGGAACCTCGATTTGGGTGGTTCCGAGTAAATATTTAGTGACTTCGGAAGGTGTTGACAAAGAAGCGTTTTTTGATCCTGCAGATGATAAATTGTATCGTCACCCGACTTTTTACGAAATCCCAAATGATGTGAAGAACATGTAAAACATGCAGTCAGCTTTCAGCTCTCGGCAATCAGCAATTTTGCACCGCCGAAAGCAGACAGCCGATCGCCGAAAGAAACTAAAATGAATCCACTATACCACTACCTTTTAAAACTTGCAGACGACACTTTGATTTTTGGTCAAAGATTGGGGGAACTTTGCGGAAAAGGTCCTTATTTGGAAGAAGATATCGCATTGACCAACATCGCTCTCGATTATTTGGGACAAAGCAACAATCTTTTTAAATACGCCGCCCAAGTTCAAAATGAAAACAAAACCGAAGACGACTTGGCGTTTCTGCGTTTGGAGAAAGAATATTTGAATTGCCAACTCTCCGAACTTCCAAACGGTGATTATGCACAAACAATTTTGAAGGTTTATTTCTTTTCCGTTTATCAGAAATTACTTTACGAAGTATTGATGAAAAGCACCGACCCAACACTTGCCGGAATCGCTGAAAAATCTCTGAAAGAAGTAAAATACCATTACACTCATGCTTCAACTTGGGTGAAAATGTTTGCAGGGGGAACCGATGAAAGCAAAACCCGACTTCAAAATGCGGTTCATCATTTATGGGAATACACCGGTGGAATTTTTGCTGAAACTCCTGGTGAAAAAGATTTGGTAAAACTCGACATCGTTCCTGATTCCAAAAAATTGCATGAAGATTGGAAAGCTGAAGTTTCAAAGGATTTCCAAAATTTCGGCATCGAAATTCCTGAAAGCGAGTTTATGCAGAAAGGTTCCAGAACGGGTTATCACACGGAATATTTTGGTTACATTCTGTGCGAGCTTCAGTATATGCAGCGAACGTATCCGGATTGTGTTTGGTAAAAAAGCTGGGTGATGGAAGATGATGCTGGAAGATTGCTTTGGATGTAATTTAGACTGGATCGCTGCTACATATGGTATCCAATCTTGCCGAAAGCTGAACGCCGATTGCCGAAAGCGCCAAATTGTTACATAGATACATTGCTACATTGTTAAATTTATTAGAAATATTAAAAACCATTCCCGATCCCGAAATTCCCGTAATCAACATTGTGGAACTCGGGATTGTTCGTGGTGCGAAAATGATTTCGGAAAACGAGGCCGAAATTGTGATTACTCCAACTTATTCCGCTTGTCCTGCGATGTTCAATATTGAGGAAGACATCATTAAACTTTTTAAAGAAAAAGGAATTTCTGCAAAAGTCATCACCAAAATTTCACCGGTTTGGACCACCGATTGGATTACAGACGAAGCCCGTGAAAAACTTCGCGCTTATGGAATTACACCACCCGAAAAGGGAGCGCACGAGGACCATTTAAATGTTCCAAAAAAATGTCCAAGATGCGGTTCGGAAAACACCAATCAAATCAGCCGTTTCGGTTCAACGCTTTGCAAAGCGAGTTATCAATGTAATGATTGTTTGGAACCTTTTGATTATTTCAAATGTCATTGAGTGAGTTTGAAAATGATTCAATTTGAGAATTTGAAAATTTCGCCCAATAATTCTGTGCTAAACATTTTAAATCCATCTATTTTCAAATCATAAACTTCTATATTTGTAGATAACAAGATTTTCAAATTATCCCATTCTAAAATTTTCAAATTAAATATGTACACACAGCTCCAAATAGAATCCCATTTTGACGGGAAACTTCAAATTGCCTATCTCAACCAACCCGAAACTTACAACAGTTTAAACAAAGTTTTGCTTCGTGAGCTCAAACAATTTGTTCACGATTGCAGCCATAGCGAAAGTGTGCGTTGCGTCGCTATTTCTGGACGTGGAAAAGCATTTTGTTCCGGACAAAATTTAAAAGACGCCATGTCGATGAACGATCCAGAAGAAGAGCGTATCATTCAAAGGATGGTGATCGATTATTACAATCCATTGGTGAACGAAATCGCCAATTGCAGAAAACCTGTCATTTCTCTGGTGAACGGTCCTGCTGTTGGAGCCGGCGCAATGTTGGCTTTGATTTGCGATATTTCTTTGGCAACACAATCTTCCTATTTTTCTCAGGCATTTGTGAATATTGGATTAATTCCTGATACAGGCGGAACATATTGGTTACCAAAGCTTTTGGGTCGTCAACAAGCGAATTATTTAGCTTTTACGGGAAAAAAAATATCCGCAACTGAAGCAAAACAAATAGGATTAATCGCCGATGTTTTTGAGGATGAAAGCTTTTTGACAAATGCGATGGGAGTTTTGGAACAGATTTCAAATTTGCCGACTAAAGCAATTGCATTAACCAAAAAAGCATTTAACGAATCTTATGACAATTCTTTAAGCAAACAATTGGATGTTGAAGGAATTTTACAGCAGGAAGCCGCAGAAACAGAAGATTTCCGTGAAGGAGTTACCGCTTTTTTGGAGAAGAGAAAACCGAATTATCGTGGCCGATAATTCATTTGAAATTTGAAGTTTGAAATTTCAAACCTCATCCCATTTAAAACAATATTTTATGATTTCTGAAAACTCGAATTCTGAATCTCTAATCTCGAATCTCGAATCTCGAATCTCAAAAGTTGGCATCATCGGTTCCGGAACAATGGGAATTGGGATTGCACAAGTGGCCTCCACTGCAGGTTGTGAAGTGTTTCTTTACGACGCGAATTCCTGGCAAACGGAAAAATCTCTGCTAAATTTAAAATCGACCTTAAATAAACTCGTTGAAAAACAGAAAATTTCGGCTGAAAAAAGCAAGGATATTTTTAATAAAATAAAATTCTGCGCCGATTTGGCTGAACTAAAGGATTGCGATTTAGTGATTGAAGCCATCATCGAAAACAAAGAAATCAAAACCGACGTTTTCAAAAAATTGGAAGAAATCGTTTCTGAAAAATGTGTGATTGGCAGCAACACTTCTTCTATTTCTATTACTTCACTTTCGGCAGAATTAAAAAAACCTGAAAGATTTATTGGAATCCACTTCTTTAACCCGGCTCCGTTAATGCCTTTGGTGGAAGTAATTCCCGGGCTTTTGACGGAAAAATCTCTAGCCCGAGAAATTTATGCTTTAATGGAAAGTTGGGGCAAAACTCCCGTAATCGCTAAAGATGTTCCCGGATTTATCGTGAACCGAATTGCACGACCTTTTTATGGAGAAGCGTTGAGAATCGCTGAAGAAAATATCGCTACTCCCGAACAAATCGACGATGCGATGCGGACTTTAGGAAATTTCAGAATGGGACCTTTTGAATTAATGGATTTAATTGGAATCGATATCAATTTTTCCGTGACCAAAACCGTTTACGCCGATTATTTCTACGATCCCAAATACAAACCTTCCCTACTTCAACAAAGAATGGCGGAAGCAAAATTGTTGGGAAGAAAAACCGGAAAAGGATTTTACGAATACTCGGAAGGTTCAGAAAAGCCTTTTCCTGAAAAGGATGACGAACTTTATCAAACCATTTTCAGCCGAATTATTTCAATGCTGATTAATGAAGCGGTGGAAGCAAAACGTTTGGGAATCGCGAATGATGAAGATTTGGAACTCGCCATGCAAAAAGGAGTGAATTATCCAAAAGGTTTACTGCAATGGGGATTTGATATTGGTTACCAAAAAATTTCTGATACACTTCAAAAACTATACGAGGAATATCAAGAGGAAAGATACAGACAAAGTCCGTTGCTTAGGAGAATGTAACAATTTATCAATGTAACAATGACGCAATTAGGACTCAATCACTCCTCAACTCACCCACGCACCCACTCAATAACACAACCACAAAACTATGACTCCACTCGAAACCGCCCAATACATGCTCAATCAGGATGAATTCTCCAAATGGATGGGAATCAAACTCATCGAGGTTCGTGAAAAATACTGCCTGATTGAAATGCCCGTAAAAAAAGAAATGATCAACGGACTGAAAACCGTTCACGGCGGCGTGACTTTTTCTCTTGCTGATTCTGCGTTGGCTTTTTCGAGCAACAATACGAATGAAGCGTCCGTTGCTTTGAACTGTATGATTAATTTTACGAAAGCGGTGAAATTGGGCGACACTTTAATTGCGGAAAGTGTTTTGATTTCCGACACCCGAAAAACGGGAGTTTACGATATTTCGATTACGAATCAGCACAAAGTTTTGGTGGCAACTTTTCGGGGAACGGTGTATAAGATTGAGAGGAAGGTGACGGATTTATAGAATAAATATTTTAAACTTAAATTTGACTTAAAGACTTTAAAAACAAACTATAATTAAATTATGAGAACAAAATTACTTTTAATCATGTCGTTCTTTTGTACGTGGGCATTTTCGCAAATCAAATTTGAGAAAGGCTACTTCATTGATAACAAAGATGTGATAACTGAATGCCTTATTAAAAACCTTGACTGGAAAAGCAATCCCAATTCATTCGAATATAAAATTTCGGAAGCTGCTAAAGCCCAGACTGCAACTATAAAAGGCATCAAACAATTCGAAATATACAATGGGGCAAAATTTGTACGATATGAGGTGAATATTGACCGTTCAAGCACTGACCTAAATAAATTATCTAGGAAAAAAAATCCAGAATTTGTAAAAGAAACAGTTTTTCTTAAAGAATTAGTTAACGGGAAAGGTAAACTTTATAAATTTACTGAAGGTAACCTCACCAAATATTTCTATCAAAATTCAGATGCTGCTCCTGAACAGCTCATTTATAAGCAATATCAAGTTGGTGAAACGGACATGACTTACAACAAAGACTATATTTCACAATTGCAAAATAATTTCACCTGCTCGTCAATATCTAATTCTGATATTTCAAAATTGGAATACAAAGAAAAAGACCTCACTAATTTTTTTGTAAATTATAATCATTGCGCTGATCCTAATTTCAAGTTGGCCGTACAAAACGAGACCAAGCCTAAATTTAATTTAAATATTCGACCACGTATCAATTTTTCATCGCTGGAAATTTTTTCTGGAAATACAATGAAAACGTATCCGTTAGGAAATAAAACAACATTTGCAATTGGTTTGGAAGCAGAATATCTACTAGCCTTCAATAAAAATAAATTTGCAATTATTGTAGAGCCAACTTATCAATATTACAAATCGGAGGCTACATTTGATGATTCATCTTTAATTGGGGGAAAAGTTATTGTAAAAGCCGATTACAGTTCGATAGAATTACCAATCGGAATTAGATATTACATGTATTTAAACACAGATTCCAAATTATTTGTCAATGCCGTTTATATTGTAGATTTCTCTTTGGGAAAGTCAATAGAAATGACTAGAGCAGATGGTTCACCATATCTTTCTTATGACCTTCGTTCACAACCTTCGCTCGGTTTTGGGATTGGTTACAAGTACAAAGATAAATATGGAATTGAGTTGAGGACACACTCAAAAAGAAGAATTACAAGTGACTATTTAATGACAAGTACTAATTACCAAACAACTTCAGTCGTTTTCAGCTATAATCTTTTTTAGAAAAATCTTCGGAAAATTACAAAACTTCAATTCATTTTGAAGTTTTTTTTATTCCCATGTAATAAATTCCCGACCTTCGTTGTCTTACTAATAGAAACAAAACTATGACTCACGAAACATTCAAAAACACGGTATTTTGTCTCAAGGACGAGATGTACCGATTTGCGAAAAGATTCGTGATGAGCAGCGACGAAGCGGAAGACGTTGTACAGGATTTGATGATGAAGTTTTGGCAAAAAAAAGAAGATCTCGCCAATTTCGGAAACTTGAAATCCTATGTTTTGAAATCGGTGAAAAACGAATGTTTGAACAGGTTGAAGCACCACGACGTGAAAATGGGTTTTGCAGATTTCCAAATTCATAGAAGTGAGCTTTACCAAATTGAGACCAATAACCTGAAGGAACAAATTCTGGGCTTTATCAACGGATTACCCGAAAAACAAAAAGCCGTGATTCACCTGAAAGATGTAGAAGAATACGACGTTCCCGAAATTTCAGAGATCCTTGATATGGAGGAAAATGCAGT
Encoded proteins:
- a CDS encoding enoyl-CoA hydratase/isomerase family protein; translated protein: MYTQLQIESHFDGKLQIAYLNQPETYNSLNKVLLRELKQFVHDCSHSESVRCVAISGRGKAFCSGQNLKDAMSMNDPEEERIIQRMVIDYYNPLVNEIANCRKPVISLVNGPAVGAGAMLALICDISLATQSSYFSQAFVNIGLIPDTGGTYWLPKLLGRQQANYLAFTGKKISATEAKQIGLIADVFEDESFLTNAMGVLEQISNLPTKAIALTKKAFNESYDNSLSKQLDVEGILQQEAAETEDFREGVTAFLEKRKPNYRGR
- a CDS encoding 3-hydroxyacyl-CoA dehydrogenase NAD-binding domain-containing protein: MGIGIAQVASTAGCEVFLYDANSWQTEKSLLNLKSTLNKLVEKQKISAEKSKDIFNKIKFCADLAELKDCDLVIEAIIENKEIKTDVFKKLEEIVSEKCVIGSNTSSISITSLSAELKKPERFIGIHFFNPAPLMPLVEVIPGLLTEKSLAREIYALMESWGKTPVIAKDVPGFIVNRIARPFYGEALRIAEENIATPEQIDDAMRTLGNFRMGPFELMDLIGIDINFSVTKTVYADYFYDPKYKPSLLQQRMAEAKLLGRKTGKGFYEYSEGSEKPFPEKDDELYQTIFSRIISMLINEAVEAKRLGIANDEDLELAMQKGVNYPKGLLQWGFDIGYQKISDTLQKLYEEYQEERYRQSPLLRRM
- a CDS encoding PaaI family thioesterase, which codes for MTPLETAQYMLNQDEFSKWMGIKLIEVREKYCLIEMPVKKEMINGLKTVHGGVTFSLADSALAFSSNNTNEASVALNCMINFTKAVKLGDTLIAESVLISDTRKTGVYDISITNQHKVLVATFRGTVYKIERKVTDL
- a CDS encoding PorT family protein codes for the protein MRTKLLLIMSFFCTWAFSQIKFEKGYFIDNKDVITECLIKNLDWKSNPNSFEYKISEAAKAQTATIKGIKQFEIYNGAKFVRYEVNIDRSSTDLNKLSRKKNPEFVKETVFLKELVNGKGKLYKFTEGNLTKYFYQNSDAAPEQLIYKQYQVGETDMTYNKDYISQLQNNFTCSSISNSDISKLEYKEKDLTNFFVNYNHCADPNFKLAVQNETKPKFNLNIRPRINFSSLEIFSGNTMKTYPLGNKTTFAIGLEAEYLLAFNKNKFAIIVEPTYQYYKSEATFDDSSLIGGKVIVKADYSSIELPIGIRYYMYLNTDSKLFVNAVYIVDFSLGKSIEMTRADGSPYLSYDLRSQPSLGFGIGYKYKDKYGIELRTHSKRRITSDYLMTSTNYQTTSVVFSYNLF
- a CDS encoding RNA polymerase sigma factor; translated protein: MTHETFKNTVFCLKDEMYRFAKRFVMSSDEAEDVVQDLMMKFWQKKEDLANFGNLKSYVLKSVKNECLNRLKHHDVKMGFADFQIHRSELYQIETNNLKEQILGFINGLPEKQKAVIHLKDVEEYDVPEISEILDMEENAVRVNLMRARTKIKEQIQKLMDFENKVIENL